A genomic segment from uncultured Marinifilum sp. encodes:
- a CDS encoding RluA family pseudouridine synthase — translation MKVIEAHIVPKGVDSIRLQDYAPTVFTSISSFQGIKKAIKRGMIRVNGLEASTGLWVKSGFKIELCDLELPISKVYELRLEVVYEDDYIAIINKPGGISVSGNQFKTVKNALPFNLRPSMRKNALPVFNPVHRIDSATCGLLLVAKTADAAVHLGNQFANRKIRKRYSAVVVGSVATKGIVDMQVDGKDAVSTYELVKKSRSIRNKFLSLLNLYPETGRTHQLRIHMAGLGNPILGDKLYGVDREILRGKGLFLCAAGLKFEHPNTGEEMNFSIDPPYKFGRFMEKEEKRWEKYKSEIDLA, via the coding sequence GTGAAAGTAATAGAAGCTCATATCGTACCAAAAGGAGTTGATAGTATTAGATTACAAGATTATGCTCCAACAGTTTTTACTAGTATTTCATCTTTTCAGGGTATAAAAAAAGCGATTAAAAGAGGAATGATTCGTGTTAATGGTCTGGAAGCTTCGACAGGTTTGTGGGTAAAGAGTGGTTTTAAAATTGAATTATGCGATTTGGAACTTCCCATTAGTAAAGTATATGAGCTAAGGCTCGAGGTAGTTTACGAGGACGATTATATTGCAATAATTAATAAACCGGGAGGAATTTCGGTTAGTGGAAATCAATTTAAAACGGTGAAAAATGCTTTGCCGTTTAATCTTCGTCCGTCGATGCGAAAAAATGCATTGCCGGTTTTTAATCCGGTACATCGTATTGATAGTGCCACTTGTGGATTGCTTTTGGTGGCTAAAACTGCTGATGCAGCCGTTCACTTGGGAAATCAGTTTGCCAATCGAAAAATCAGAAAAAGATACAGTGCTGTTGTTGTTGGTTCTGTAGCCACAAAAGGAATTGTTGATATGCAAGTTGATGGGAAAGATGCTGTGAGTACCTACGAATTGGTAAAAAAATCTCGTTCCATTAGAAATAAATTTTTGAGCTTGCTTAATTTATATCCGGAAACTGGTAGAACACATCAGTTGCGAATTCACATGGCAGGATTAGGAAATCCTATTTTAGGAGATAAGTTGTATGGTGTAGATAGAGAGATTTTGCGAGGTAAGGGTTTGTTTTTGTGCGCAGCGGGTTTAAAATTTGAGCATCCAAATACTGGAGAAGAAATGAATTTTTCCATCGATCCTCCCTATAAATTCGGTCGATTTATGGAGAAGGAGGAAAAGCGATGGGAAAAATATAAATCAGAAATCGATCTTGCTTAA
- a CDS encoding PaaI family thioesterase has product MKKLLNSYKTSGDGKCFGCSPENEQGLQMQFFEQDEYIISEWEPKSHLSGFKNILHGGIQTTILDEIASWVVFIKCKTAGVTTAINAKFKNSVFTDKGKLTVRAKLISKDRRFANIHAEIIDNEGKICSEAEVRYMIFPQEMAIKKFEYPGIEAFYE; this is encoded by the coding sequence ATGAAAAAACTACTCAATTCCTATAAAACAAGTGGAGATGGGAAATGCTTTGGTTGTTCTCCCGAAAACGAACAAGGATTACAAATGCAATTTTTCGAGCAAGACGAATACATCATTTCTGAATGGGAACCCAAAAGTCACCTTTCGGGATTTAAAAACATTTTACATGGAGGTATTCAAACTACAATTTTAGATGAAATTGCCTCTTGGGTAGTATTCATAAAATGCAAAACAGCAGGAGTTACCACTGCCATAAATGCAAAATTTAAAAATTCTGTTTTTACTGATAAAGGAAAATTAACCGTTCGTGCCAAACTAATTTCCAAAGACCGAAGATTCGCAAATATTCATGCCGAAATTATTGATAATGAAGGTAAAATTTGCTCAGAAGCTGAAGTTAGATATATGATTTTTCCGCAAGAAATGGCTATTAAAAAATTTGAATACCCAGGTATCGAAGCTTTCTATGAATAA
- a CDS encoding helix-hairpin-helix domain-containing protein — MLKITAALILICTTLLVHAQNTVNQNDLIENLIENIAEQSEEELDYTNLLEEISELMARPLNINSATPADLQKLYFLNQNQINSLIEYRKSNGEILSIYELQLIPGFSFELIKNIEPLISVNQSTKKIQTTKRAQNLILLRTERTIEKEKGYKTENDNSKYLGNQWKYYSRIHSTIPNKGLEFGITAEKDKGEAFFEKNNSEGFDYYSAHLQVKRDGFLRQINIGDYQVKFGQGVSLWSGLGGRKSSLTTQNSRRYQGIRSYKSADENKFFRGMSFILKPLKNTKLAVFASSKKIDASTDKDTITNFASSIVNTGFHRNANEIAKEKKLSEKVIGSYFLLNLKTLEIGLSYLQYEYSPEIIPQESTNTYYNFKGKNNYNLSLAYQSQINSIHFFGEAARSKSGGLGILQGADIQVHSQLNLEIIYRKYTEDYHAHYASSFSEQSKAQNEEGIYLGVDFHPFPKWTVKAYYDQFEFPWLRYTANSPGNGHEYFAQLEYTPNEKVSGYFRFKQENKAENNNSTPIKYPVEIEKTQYRVHISAKPAANWEIRNRLEFSHFKKENLHENGFLIYQDLIYRFSSIPMNISLRYAIFDTDSYNTRIYAYENDILYAFSVPAYYLQGNRFYLNLNYKIGSKLTLYARYSQTKYSNIESIGSGTSEISGNTKSELKVQLRFKF, encoded by the coding sequence ATGCTAAAAATAACAGCTGCCTTAATTCTAATTTGCACCACATTACTTGTACATGCACAGAATACGGTAAATCAGAATGATTTAATTGAAAATTTAATTGAAAACATTGCCGAGCAAAGCGAAGAAGAACTAGATTACACCAATTTACTGGAAGAAATATCGGAGCTTATGGCCAGGCCTTTAAACATTAATTCTGCAACACCAGCCGACTTACAGAAGCTTTATTTTCTTAATCAAAATCAAATTAATAGTTTGATTGAATATCGCAAAAGCAACGGTGAAATTCTTAGCATTTACGAATTACAGTTAATTCCCGGATTCTCATTCGAATTAATTAAAAATATTGAACCATTAATAAGCGTAAATCAAAGCACAAAAAAAATTCAAACTACAAAAAGAGCTCAAAATTTAATATTATTAAGAACCGAAAGAACAATAGAAAAGGAAAAAGGATACAAAACAGAAAACGATAATTCCAAATATCTGGGAAACCAATGGAAATATTACTCCAGAATCCATTCAACAATTCCGAATAAAGGATTAGAATTTGGTATAACAGCAGAAAAAGACAAAGGAGAAGCTTTTTTCGAAAAAAACAACAGCGAGGGGTTCGACTACTACTCGGCTCATTTACAAGTAAAAAGAGATGGCTTTCTTCGTCAGATAAATATTGGAGATTATCAGGTAAAATTTGGTCAGGGAGTAAGTTTATGGTCGGGCCTAGGAGGTAGAAAATCAAGCCTTACAACACAAAATTCGAGAAGATATCAAGGCATACGCTCCTACAAATCGGCCGATGAAAATAAATTTTTTAGAGGTATGTCATTCATTTTAAAACCTCTTAAAAATACAAAATTGGCGGTTTTTGCTTCATCGAAAAAAATAGATGCCAGCACCGATAAGGACACAATAACAAATTTTGCTTCGAGTATTGTTAATACAGGATTTCATAGAAACGCCAACGAAATAGCCAAAGAAAAGAAGCTTAGCGAAAAAGTAATAGGTTCCTATTTTTTACTCAACCTAAAAACTCTGGAAATTGGCCTTTCTTATCTTCAATACGAATATTCGCCAGAAATTATACCGCAAGAAAGCACTAATACTTATTATAATTTTAAAGGCAAAAACAATTATAATCTCAGTCTAGCGTATCAAAGCCAAATTAATTCGATTCATTTTTTTGGCGAAGCTGCCCGAAGTAAGTCTGGCGGACTAGGAATTCTACAAGGAGCCGATATTCAGGTTCATTCGCAATTAAACTTAGAAATTATTTACAGAAAATACACTGAAGATTATCATGCGCACTATGCAAGCTCTTTTTCCGAACAAAGTAAAGCACAAAACGAGGAAGGAATATATTTAGGTGTTGATTTTCATCCTTTTCCAAAATGGACAGTAAAAGCTTATTACGACCAATTCGAGTTTCCATGGCTAAGATATACTGCAAATTCTCCTGGAAATGGACACGAATATTTTGCTCAGCTTGAGTATACTCCCAATGAGAAAGTATCGGGATATTTTCGTTTTAAACAAGAAAATAAAGCAGAAAATAACAATTCAACACCTATAAAATACCCGGTTGAAATTGAGAAAACTCAGTACAGAGTGCATATATCTGCCAAACCAGCAGCGAATTGGGAAATTCGAAACCGATTAGAATTCTCACATTTCAAAAAAGAAAATCTGCATGAAAATGGCTTTCTTATTTATCAGGATTTAATTTATAGATTTTCGAGCATTCCAATGAATATTAGTCTTAGATATGCTATTTTCGACACCGACTCGTACAACACCAGAATATATGCTTACGAAAACGACATACTATATGCATTTTCGGTTCCAGCATACTATTTACAAGGAAATAGATTTTATCTAAATTTGAATTATAAAATTGGTTCGAAATTAACTTTGTATGCCAGATATTCACAAACTAAATACAGTAATATTGAAAGTATAGGCTCGGGAACTTCAGAAATATCAGGCAACACAAAATCGGAATTGAAAGTACAGTTAAGGTTCAAATTTTAA
- the purE gene encoding 5-(carboxyamino)imidazole ribonucleotide mutase, with the protein MKAKVSIIMGSTSDLPVMEKAAKVLNDFKIPFEINALSAHRTPEEVEKFAKNAKNNGIQVIIAGAGMAAHLPGVIAAMTPIPVIGVPINASLDGMDALLSIAQMPPGIPVATVGINGAMNAGILASQILAVGDEKLQQAVVEFKESLKEKIVKANEELASVKFDYKTN; encoded by the coding sequence ATGAAAGCAAAAGTAAGCATTATAATGGGCAGTACATCTGACCTGCCAGTGATGGAAAAAGCAGCAAAAGTGCTTAATGATTTTAAGATTCCTTTTGAAATCAACGCCTTATCGGCACACAGAACTCCAGAGGAAGTAGAAAAATTTGCTAAGAATGCAAAAAATAATGGCATTCAGGTAATTATTGCAGGAGCAGGAATGGCAGCTCATTTACCTGGAGTAATTGCCGCAATGACACCAATACCTGTAATTGGTGTACCTATTAATGCATCGCTTGATGGAATGGATGCACTTTTAAGTATTGCCCAAATGCCTCCAGGAATTCCTGTGGCCACAGTAGGAATTAATGGCGCGATGAATGCTGGAATTCTTGCTAGTCAGATATTAGCTGTTGGCGATGAAAAATTACAACAGGCAGTAGTTGAATTTAAAGAAAGCCTAAAAGAAAAAATTGTAAAAGCTAACGAAGAATTGGCTAGCGTAAAATTCGACTACAAAACTAACTAG
- the hpt gene encoding hypoxanthine phosphoribosyltransferase: MKTVKLLDREFKVSIPAEKIDTVIAQMAEKMNEDLKGKDPLFICILNGSFMFASDLMKQITVENAQITFMRLSSYEGGMQTTGKVKKLMGFTEDLNDRTVVLLEDIVDTGITISNTLEQIKDYNAKEVLVATMLFKPDALIRDIKIDYVGMDIPNDFIVGRGLDYDGMGRNLPDVYTVIE, translated from the coding sequence ATGAAAACAGTAAAACTTCTGGATCGAGAATTTAAAGTGTCAATTCCTGCTGAGAAAATTGATACGGTAATTGCACAAATGGCTGAGAAAATGAACGAAGATCTGAAAGGTAAAGATCCTTTGTTTATTTGTATTCTTAACGGATCATTCATGTTTGCTTCGGATTTGATGAAGCAAATTACAGTTGAAAATGCGCAAATTACTTTTATGCGATTATCTTCATACGAAGGTGGAATGCAAACAACAGGTAAAGTGAAAAAATTAATGGGATTCACCGAAGACTTAAACGATCGTACGGTAGTTTTGCTTGAAGATATTGTTGATACTGGAATTACAATCTCTAACACTCTTGAGCAAATTAAAGATTACAATGCAAAGGAAGTTTTGGTAGCCACTATGTTATTTAAACCTGATGCTTTAATTCGCGACATAAAAATTGACTACGTAGGAATGGATATTCCTAACGATTTTATTGTTGGTAGGGGATTAGATTATGACGGAATGGGTAGAAATCTGCCAGACGTATATACAGTAATTGAATAA
- a CDS encoding adenylate kinase, translating into MLNIILFGPPGSGKGTQSKLIQEKFNFIHLSTGDVCREEIKKATPEGLEAKRLIDGGNFFPDKLAYRIVEKFLDFHKQAKGFVYDGMPRHEGQIPVFADMLAKRNSIVNIVVELKVEEEELIQRLLKRGETSGRPDDSGREVIEKRLRIYDNVTAPIAVQYQKQGVYHSVDAMGTTEEVLERISKLIESELSVKPVYAEMQ; encoded by the coding sequence ATGTTGAATATTATTTTGTTTGGACCTCCGGGATCAGGAAAAGGAACTCAATCTAAATTAATACAGGAGAAATTTAATTTTATTCATCTTTCAACCGGGGATGTGTGCCGCGAAGAGATTAAAAAAGCAACTCCTGAAGGATTAGAGGCAAAAAGATTAATTGATGGAGGGAATTTCTTTCCAGATAAATTAGCATACCGTATTGTTGAGAAATTTTTAGACTTTCACAAGCAGGCTAAAGGCTTTGTATATGACGGAATGCCCCGGCACGAGGGACAAATACCTGTATTTGCAGATATGCTGGCCAAGCGAAATAGTATTGTTAATATAGTGGTTGAACTGAAAGTTGAAGAAGAGGAACTGATTCAACGGCTTTTGAAAAGAGGAGAAACTTCAGGACGACCAGATGACAGTGGACGTGAGGTAATAGAAAAGCGTTTACGAATCTATGATAATGTAACTGCGCCAATTGCAGTTCAATATCAAAAACAAGGGGTTTATCACTCTGTTGATGCCATGGGTACAACAGAGGAAGTTCTGGAAAGAATTTCTAAGCTGATAGAATCCGAATTATCAGTAAAACCTGTTTACGCAGAAATGCAATAG
- the obgE gene encoding GTPase ObgE translates to MSGSNFVDYVKIFCRSGAGGSGSTHLHRDKLTMKGGPDGGDGGRGGHIIIRANAQLWTLIHLKFSRHVFGGDGGSGSQSRSTGHDGQDEVIEVPLGTVARDAETGEVIFDVTEDGEEKILVKGGRGGLGNWNFRSSTNQTPRYAQSGGERVERSVILELKVLADVGLVGFPSVGKSTLLSVVSAAKPKIAEYHFTTLVPNLGIVAYRDDRSFVMADIPGIIEGAHEGRGLGLRFLRHIERNSVLLFMVAADSDDIHKEYKVLLNELKQFNPELLDKQRLLAITKSDMLDEELMDEIKEDLPEIPYVFISSVAQKGIMELKDMIWKAINQ, encoded by the coding sequence ATGTCGGGGTCTAATTTTGTTGATTACGTAAAAATATTTTGTCGCTCCGGAGCCGGAGGAAGTGGTTCTACTCACCTTCATCGTGATAAGCTTACGATGAAAGGAGGACCAGATGGTGGTGATGGTGGACGAGGAGGACACATTATTATTCGTGCGAACGCTCAATTGTGGACTTTAATACACTTGAAGTTTAGTCGCCATGTATTCGGTGGTGATGGAGGTTCTGGTAGTCAGAGTCGGAGTACCGGACACGATGGACAGGATGAGGTTATTGAGGTTCCTTTGGGAACAGTTGCTCGCGATGCCGAAACCGGTGAGGTTATTTTTGATGTAACCGAAGATGGCGAAGAAAAAATTCTCGTAAAAGGTGGACGTGGTGGATTAGGAAACTGGAATTTTCGTTCATCAACCAATCAAACACCGCGATATGCACAATCGGGTGGCGAAAGAGTAGAGCGATCGGTTATTTTGGAACTTAAAGTATTGGCAGATGTTGGTTTAGTCGGATTCCCAAGTGTTGGCAAATCTACTTTATTATCAGTTGTTTCTGCCGCCAAACCAAAAATTGCAGAATACCATTTTACCACTCTAGTACCAAATTTAGGAATTGTAGCTTATCGCGACGATCGTTCGTTTGTGATGGCCGATATTCCGGGAATTATTGAAGGAGCCCACGAAGGTCGTGGTTTAGGATTGCGATTTTTACGACACATAGAACGTAACTCTGTGCTGTTATTTATGGTTGCCGCCGATAGTGATGATATTCACAAAGAATACAAAGTACTCCTTAACGAACTCAAGCAGTTTAATCCAGAGTTGCTCGATAAGCAACGATTACTAGCCATCACAAAATCAGATATGCTGGATGAGGAGCTTATGGATGAAATTAAAGAAGATTTACCTGAAATTCCTTATGTATTTATATCTTCTGTTGCTCAGAAAGGCATTATGGAACTGAAGGATATGATTTGGAAAGCAATTAATCAATAA
- a CDS encoding phosphatase PAP2 family protein, with translation METLIQLDKDLLIWLNSFNSPFWDVVMMFFTRKEFWIPLYLLVLYQIYKFKGKEALWWILGAFVLVFLCDQISTQLFKNVFERFRPSHDPSLKGVVNLVSGYTGGKYGFVSSHATNTFGFALFTSLLFKNRLYSFFVFSWSLLVIYTRIYLGVHFPGDVMGGMILGLLLGYGVYKITKWWTLKRGFKQIKVGRKIKGITYATAGLFIGVASIEILTICLLVKKLLRYGLF, from the coding sequence ATGGAAACCCTAATTCAACTGGATAAAGACTTGTTAATTTGGCTAAACAGCTTTAATTCTCCATTCTGGGATGTTGTAATGATGTTCTTTACCCGTAAAGAATTCTGGATTCCATTGTATCTTCTAGTACTCTATCAAATTTATAAATTTAAAGGGAAAGAAGCTCTTTGGTGGATTTTAGGAGCATTTGTTTTGGTTTTTTTATGCGATCAAATTTCTACTCAATTGTTTAAAAATGTATTTGAACGTTTTCGTCCTAGTCACGATCCATCCTTAAAAGGAGTGGTGAATTTGGTAAGTGGATATACCGGAGGAAAATATGGATTTGTATCTTCTCATGCCACAAATACATTTGGGTTCGCTCTGTTTACTTCTCTTTTATTTAAAAATAGATTGTACTCATTTTTTGTTTTTTCTTGGTCATTATTGGTAATTTATACCCGTATATATTTAGGAGTTCATTTTCCTGGCGATGTAATGGGAGGAATGATTTTGGGCCTACTTTTAGGTTATGGAGTTTATAAAATAACCAAATGGTGGACTTTAAAACGTGGGTTTAAGCAGATTAAAGTTGGACGAAAAATTAAAGGAATAACTTACGCTACTGCAGGTTTATTTATTGGAGTGGCCTCGATTGAGATATTAACAATTTGCTTGCTTGTAAAAAAATTGCTTCGATACGGATTATTTTAA